In the genome of Candida dubliniensis CD36 chromosome 3, complete sequence, the window AACTATCTCCCAAAGTATAGAGGAATCattcaaacaaaattattattgtatactagaattcaaacaatttaacAAACACAAACACAAACACGATTAATGCCATCAGGTAGTAGATCAGTGTCTTTGTCTTCAGGGAAAGACTTGAAATATCACCAACCACAAAGTTCCACCGCGTCATTAAGATCGACATCAATTGGGTCTTCGTTTTTCACTCCTAATAACAACGCCCCCGCCCACGCTCATGCCCACGTTCCAACATCAAACTCATCTTCAAGCAATGAACCATCTTTTCTTAATGGGGAGAACACTTCTGCCAATTGCACTAATTCGACTGAATCAGAAGACAATGAATTGATCGAGCCTAGtaaagatattgatattgtgGGTGCAATAAGTACTTTGCAtttagatgatgatgatgatgatgatgctaCTGCTACTGACACCAACAGCATTTCTGGTGTTAAAACTGGTAACAAACACAACCCACAGTATGGTTCTATAACACCACAAAGTCTTGCTAAAACACGATCTGGAAATAGCAAGAATACTTGGAATATAACCCAACTGGCTCCTCCACAACCAATAAGATCAAGTGTTAGTGAAAACGGTAGCCATCCTAATGACCAAAGTGTTTTTGTCAAACCTTTTGAATTGCCAGAATCTCAAGAAGATGCCAGCAAAAAGCAAACCACTAACGGTTTAAACTTGCCGTTATTAGGAAAAATTTTGGACTCCGAAGGAGTTAAGGGTAATGATCAGAATACACCTTCTAATAATACTCAGTTTTATGATGGTGCTATTCCTTTTGTACCCATAAATCATAATGTTAGTGGTAATGGTAACTCACAAATACCTCCACCACCCCTTGGCAACATTCCACTACCAATGTCAAGTATGCCACCACCATTGCCACCTCATTCTATGGGTGTTCCTTCTTTTAGTCCCTTCCCACACCCATCTTTTTACCAAGGGTATGTTCCTTCTCCGCCAGCTCACACTCCTAACCCCGGCGATTACCAATCCTTTGAAAAGATTCCATCTGTGTCATCGCCAGCACCTCCAGTAATTCAAGAATCACAAGCATCAGCATCAGCATCACAACCGCAGccgcaacaacaacaacaactaccaGCTATGTGGAACCCATTACATTCACCACTTGTTAGATTGCCATTTggtcaacaacaattacaaaCAGTATACTCACCAACACAACCAACACAACTGCCATTAACACCACAACAGGGCCAAccacaacagcagcagccCCCATTCCCTGTAATGCCACAAcataattatcatcaacacaatcaatatcatcCCCGTCCACATtatagaaataataatggtatgATGAATGTTCATCGTAAGAATTTGCGTAGAAAAGAAGATGGTGCAAAATATTCTGATGCAAAATTACAAGACTTCACCGGGTCGATTCTTACTTTATGTAAAGATCAACATGGTTGTCGGTTTTTACAACgagaattatttaatgaaacCAATGCAACGTTAATATTTAATGAGATTTATTTTaaagttgttgaattaATGATTGATCCATTTGgtaattatttgattcaaaaattatttaccATGATTAATCTTGAACAACGTTTGGTATTGATTAATCAAAGCagtaatgaattatttcGTATTGCCTTAGACCCTCATGGTACAAGATCCttacaaaaattgattgatgtGATCGAAAACAATGAAGAAATCGAGATTATCACTCgtaatttatattcaaatattgttgtATTATCAAGAGATTTGAATGGGAATCATGTGGTACAAAAGATTTTAACCAAATTTAATACAATTAGTCATAATGCCAACTCTTCGCATTCTAGCAAAGATGAAACCAACCAcgaaaatcaaaatcagaatcaatttatctttGATATAATCCAGGCTAATCTTTTATATATTGCATGTCATAGACATGGATGTTGTGTATTGCAAAGATGTTTAGATTACGGgaacaaacaacaatgcCAACAATTATCACAAGAAATTGCCAAACATACTATCAAATTATCGTTGGATCCATATGGTAATTATGTTGTGCAATATGTTTTGAACAAGTATAGTGTTAGTCAGACAAAAAtcattgatgatgaagaggaTAAACAAGTAATGGATAATATTATACAAGagattaaatcaaatttcatACAATTATCTTTACACAAGTTTGGTTCTAATGTTATTGAGAAATGTTTGAAAATCACTCTGATTTCCAAcgatttgattgataatttaatagAATTAGATCATGGTCAAGcatttaatcaattgttaAATGACCCATTTGGAAATTATGTTTTACAAACAAGTTTAGATGTTGCTAATTTAGAGcaatttgaacaattgtCAAAGATTTTACTTCCCTTGTTGCCAAATATCAAGTCTACTCCTCACGGTAGAAgaatattaaataaaatccAACAATAGAGAATCATATTTTTATGTATACCAAAAAcactattaataatatatatatatatctaaaACTGGATTATTAATGTTATGAGTTTTGTTGACAATGCTTTCTTCTCATATTGAACTTTCCCCACCTCTCAAATTCAGAAAGAATAAGCGAAGTAGTCGTTATGTAGATGCATATACAGAAGATCTAGCCTAAGATCgacatatatatatattattcaCTACTGCCATGAACGCAAACCAATgatcaaacaacaaaactagaactaaaaatgaaaatgagtTGAATTTTACCTTCCCCCCTCAAAAATAGAATCCCATGGtatgcttttttttttttcaattttcaactttaattgtcttgatattttttttttctcctttTGTTAGAAGAGAAATTCATCAACGGCATTTTACACCTTCATATCTCATTATTGCAATACCAATAGTTATTAAAGTTACAATCAAATGGGTTCATCTAGCCCTAACTCCACacaatcatcattaacGGAAACTTCACCACAAAAtgctaccaccaccaccacaacaacaaagcCTATTAAGAAAGTTATTAAAAAATCCAAATACAGTCGAGGTGGATGTGCTGAATGCCGTCGgagaaaaatcaaatgtgatgaattgaaaccATATTGTCATAATTGTACCcgattaaataaaatttgtGTTTATCCTACTAAAcctaaatttaaattcGAAACACCCAAAACAACATTTAACAATgccaacaataataatatgaatGCTGATCAGGCATCTCACAATGGCAACAGTGTTTCATATCAATTCTTGGATGACAAATACAATAGCCGAAACTTACCAATATACTTCAACGACAACGAGACAAATCGAAGGCTTTTAAATGGTTCTAATGGAAATAACACTTCCAGCCTACAGCAGCAAAATGGAATGTCTTTTATGGAAACAAACAATCTAGGACCATTACCAGCACCTCCTCCACCTCCACCTCTTCATCCTCAACCTACGAAAAAGTTCAAAATTAGTGATATGTTATCCCCTGATAATGACAATCATTCGAACACCAACAGCAATAATAGAAATGCTTAtgattttataaatatgGATTACTATAATTGGGATACATTGCCAATAACTGATCTTcaaaatttatttgatgatgCAAGTTTATTAGTTCAAGATTCTTTAGGATTGTTTACTGCATTTGAGAACGAATTGGCCATAGGACCAATTGGTCAggatgaaaatgataatggtGATAATcacaataatgattttcaattacCTGTTTTAGATAGCTCTTCTGATAAAA includes:
- a CDS encoding mRNA-binding protein, putative (Similar to S. cerevisiae PUF4;~In S. cerevisiae: member of the PUF protein family, which is defined by the presence of Pumilio homology domains that confer RNA binding activity; preferentially binds mRNAs encoding nucleolar ribosomal RNA-processing factors); the encoded protein is MPSGSRSVSLSSGKDLKYHQPQSSTASLRSTSIGSSFFTPNNNAPAHAHAHVPTSNSSSSNEPSFLNGENTSANCTNSTESEDNELIEPSKDIDIVGAISTLHLDDDDDDDATATDTNSISGVKTGNKHNPQYGSITPQSLAKTRSGNSKNTWNITQSAPPQPIRSSVSENGSHPNDQSVFVKPFELPESQEDASKKQTTNGLNLPLLGKILDSEGVKGNDQNTPSNNTQFYDGAIPFVPINHNVSGNGNSQIPPPPLGNIPLPMSSMPPPLPPHSMGVPSFSPFPHPSFYQGYVPSPPAHTPNPGDYQSFEKIPSVSSPAPPVIQESQASASASQPQPQQQQQLPAMWNPLHSPLVRLPFGQQQLQTVYSPTQPTQSPLTPQQGQPQQQQPPFPVMPQHNYHQHNQYHPRPHYRNNNGMMNVHRKNLRRKEDGAKYSDAKLQDFTGSILTLCKDQHGCRFLQRELFNETNATLIFNEIYFKVVELMIDPFGNYLIQKLFTMINLEQRLVLINQSSNELFRIALDPHGTRSLQKLIDVIENNEEIEIITRNLYSNIVVLSRDLNGNHVVQKILTKFNTISHNANSSHSSKDETNHENQNQNQFIFDIIQANLLYIACHRHGCCVLQRCLDYGNKQQCQQLSQEIAKHTIKLSLDPYGNYVVQYVLNKYSVSQTKIIDDEEDKQVMDNIIQEIKSNFIQLSLHKFGSNVIEKCLKITSISNDLIDNLIELDHGQAFNQLLNDPFGNYVLQTSLDVANLEQFEQLSKILLPLLPNIKSTPHGRRILNKIQQ